A stretch of DNA from Aspergillus flavus chromosome 3, complete sequence:
TCTCCCCTCGCTTTATTTCGGGATGTTATACTAGGCAGAGATCTACCCTTTTTGTTACACCCAGGCCCACAACACGCGCAGGATTGGCATTAAGAAGGTTCAATTTGCACCTACCATACTCATCCCCATCAGCTACGAAGTCACCCCACACAGCAGAACCGACCTCAGTAACTCGTTACTCTCCACCAAAGACAGGACTTGTTGCCTCTCTTCCTCAGTCTTGGATACCGTATGCCGAACTGATACGCCTTGACAAACCTACTGGCACatactatcttttcttcccatgCGCATTCTCGACACTTCTCGCGGCACCTATGACATCGTCAACCCCTTTCCAAGTCCTTGGGACGATGGGACTGTTTTTAGCGGGAGCTTTGGTCATGCGAGGCGCCGGTTGTACAATCAATGATTTGTGGGATAGAAATCTGGATCCACATGTCGAACGCACCAAGTTCCGGCCAATCGCTAGAAGGGCAGTATCCCCGCGCAAAGCTGTAGTGTTCACTGGGATGCAGTTGCTGGCGGGATTgggcattcttctccaattcccAACGCTGTGTCTTTGGTACGGGATACCTAGTCTGCTTCTTGTGACGACTTACCCTCTCGCAAAGCGCATCACGTACTACCCGCAAGCCGTTCTGGGCCTAACATTTTCATGGGGTGCGATGATGGGGTTTCCTGCGTTAGGCATAGATCTTCTCAGCAACCATTCTGCCTTGGAGTCAGCAGCAGCACTCTATTCTAGCTGTGTTGCTTGGACAATCCTGTACGATATGATCTACGCCCATATGGACATAAAGGATGATGTAGCGGCAGGTATCAAGTCCATCGCTCTTCGTCATGAACACAATACAAAAACCGTTCTTTCTGGTCTAGCAGTTGTCCAAGTAGCGTTGCTTGCTGCAGCGGGCGTGTCGGCTGGCGCTGGCCCCGTCTTCTTTATTGGCAGCTGTGGCAGCGCGGTTCTTTCTCTTGGAATCATGATATGGAAAGTTCAGCTGAAAAATGTCCAGAactgctggtggtggttcAAGAATGGTTGTTTGCTCACTGGAGGTGGCATTACCTTGGGGATGTTCTTTGACTATATAGCGCGTGCGACTGGTTTGGACGGGAAGAATACAAGATCACCACAAGTGATCACAGACGTAACTTCCGAATCCAATGGAGAACTCAACTGATCGGTCAATAATGTAGCATTATATCATCGTGTTTAGAATGTCTAGGATCTTGATCTCATTGCCGCAAGGGGAAAAAATCTCGAATTAAGTTTGTATTGACATTCGGTGTTAGTATATTGCTTGCATCACTTAATTGTCGGTCCCACGGCATACTTCGTGAGTCTCCAATAACCTAGTAATCGAGTCTTGCAGTATCCCTAAAGTGAAGAGACTCCTTGCAGTGAACGGTCTACCACCTAGCCATGATATCATTTCTATCACCATCGAAATTAGATTTACCCTATGGACTTAGCCATCGTGAGAGGGCTAGACAGCCGCAGGCTCGGGCAGGGTACCACTACCGTAGACCATTAGCTGCCCGGACTAAATTGCGCTAGGCACTCCAAGAGTACATAGTATCACCGAAAGTGAACCAGAGATAGACTGCAGGGTACTTTCTGGTACCTGGAACTGGTTGCTGACAAAAGCGGAATACTCTAACTGGGCGGTGACGTTGACCGCATTATTGGCTGCTGCTTAGTGAGCCACGTCTTTACGTGTAGTATGACGGATACTGCCCGGCATTTGTAATTTCACTAGTAGACCAAGTCAGTATCTGCTGTGCTAGTGCCTCCAACAATGTTCTCAAGAGTGGCTTTCTCGTCGGTAAGTTCAACCCATGTTTTATGTTTTACTCATTGAATATTACGCTCAGTTGATTACCCTTGACCTTTCATAAGCTCACGCAGACTAAAACAGGCATTCCGACCGCTTTCGCGGCCACAGTCGCTGCCGCTACGACCCTATGGTTTTCAGTTACCATCTGCCCTTTACGCTCGACTACTCTCATCTGAGACGAAATCGGCCATTGATAAAGCCATTGCATCTGCCCCGGTTGTCCTTTTCATGAAGGGTACCCCCGAGACTCCTCAGTGTGGCTTCTCGCGAGCAAGTATCCAGATCTTGGGCTTGCAAGGGGTGGATCCCAAGAAGTTTGTCGCATTCAACGTGCTGGAGGATGCTGAATTGCGTCAGGGTATGTCCTGACAATAAAATTAGCAGGGCGGTTGACGCTTCAATTGAGTTCACGTCCATTAACCAGTGTTTCTTTTTAGGTATCAAAGAATACTCCGACTGGCCAACCATCCCACAGTTATACTTGGATAAGGAGTTTGTTGGTGGCTGTGATATTCTAATGTCTATGCATCAGAATGGGGAACTTGCAAAATTGCTTGAAGACAAGAATGTTCTGGTGGCGGCTGACTAACTCGGAGCATAGATGCTCAGgtcaaaaaaataaagagagagagagagagactgTGTGTACTAGATTTGTTTATGCAAAGCAGTACGATAGCTTGTGAGCGTCAACTGTTCCATCAGCCTTGTCACTTTATCTGCGTTAAATCCAGCTAGAGCTGAAGATATACTGTCCAACAAAGCACGAGTAATATAAGTCAAGCCTCTTCCCTTACAGGTTCAGTCTCTATTATGTGAATCAAGGCATACAAATCAGTCAACAAGTGTTAGCAATGCTTACATCCAGCTCGTCCCGTAGTGTGGACCAGAGTCGCTTGCCTAATTTATTGAGTCTTCCTTAGCCTTCGTCAGCTCTTCAATGACACCCTTCTGCAACTTCGCCCGCTGTCTCTCTTCATAAGCTTCACGGCTTTTTAGGATCCTCCCAACTATTTCGCCAGCATTCACATGCTGGAAATCATGGCTACCTGTTTCTCTGAAAATGCTCATTCTTTTGGGGGCAGTGTAGGGATCATATGTAAGTGGAATAAATGTGGTGGGTCCATGATAAACAGCATCCGGGACACCTAGGGGCATGGCTCTTAGGTAGGGCTCACTTGGTGAAAAAGGAGCGGAGAATATAACGGCATGGATATACTAAAGGCAGTCAATAAGACGACAGGGATGGTCACCAGCATTGGCAGAGGGTAGCATGGCTTACACGGCACTGAAGAACACAAAGTCCGCGCTCAAATATGTTCATAATAGGGTAATTGAAGCCCTTCCAATGATTGATTACACCATCGTCGTGGATGCCCGCAACGACATAAGCAGGGCCGTaatcttctccatattccctgagtcttctctctctcacttcaGGGTCGTACCAGCCACGCTGACGACCTTCCATTTCCTCGTGTGCCAAAACCTGTCTAAGAAATTCAATATGTCCAGAAGAGAATAGATCAAAGCCTCCGTCGACGTAAACAATTCGCTGTCCTGGTCTGGACGGCTTCCCACCTGAAATTGTCTCGAATAATCCAGGCTCTTCCATAGTATTGTCAAGCTTGGCAGAACTCGAGCCAGTCCAGATCCATACAGGAGAACCAGGCTGCAAACCAGTCTCATCAGTGGCATAATCTCGAATTCTTTGCATAAGGTTAGCGGCAGCCAACTGCCGTTCCTCTTGATTCCCAGATCCTTCCTCGCCGGCAAGTGTGCCTTTCACATTTTTGACAAAATGCCCCTTTGTGCATAAGAGCATACGACCGACTAAGTCAGTAGTGGAGATTCCAGGGGTCCTTTTGACCACACGAAATCGCCCTGCAGCCTTCACAAATCGATAGCAATCGTCGCCGTTGCTATCAGATGTAATATCATCCCCATGGACAACATATTTGCAGCCATAATGAGACACCCATGGTAATTGTGTCACATATGGAGCATGGGGAACACAGCAAGTTACCCACCGACATGCTTCAACAGCAGATACACTGAATTTACAAGGAATCAGGGTCAGCAAGCCAGGCCGCGAACGAGATGGGAAGCTAAGCTACTCACCGCTCAGTCAAAGTCATCACAGTTGGGCCTTTGTTCTTGAGTATCGCCTTATCGGAATGCACACCAACGTAGAGTTCCTTTCCCAGTCTACGTGCCTGAAGCATGGCACCCGCGTGCCCTTCAATTTTGTCTTAAATTAGAATCCAGTATCAGACCTGTAAGAAGATTTCGCTTCTCACCGTGATGACTGAAGTCAAAGCATCCATCCACCCATATACGGTCTTCGTCAATCGGTACATCATATTGAGGGTCAACTGGCCATTGCCCTGGCAGGGGGACAGGATCTTCGTTGGAAGAACtcatttatttctttttctagTGCGGGGTACCAGAAAGACGAGAGAAACACTTGCTGTCAGCAATTGATGATTAGCATGAtgattataattttattataattgtCCTCCTTCCATTTCTTGAGAATGCCCTTACACCAGGAGGAATGCAGAATATGTAGATAAGTGGGGTGAATACAATGTCAGTTCAGCGCTGGTAATAGACCCAAGGGGGAACTATCAaccatacggagtaaagtGATGAACAAGGGGGAGGGGCTGAGATTGGAGTGCTCATAGGAAGGCCCAAGTGCCATGCGGCTGCGGAGAATGTCcgtaatactagtaataataagCAGGAACATAATTGGTAACTACGTAACATGTGTGCTCTTTTGTAAATACCCACTAGGAGTGATTGATGTCACGCGTACGATACCTAGCTCACTACTCTATTATACTCTACAAAAACAGAGTGTACATATATCTATACCAATTAATCCCAATTGATCGCTGGCTATATGTCTGATAATAAAATGATTCAAGTAGTTTAATCTTCACCAGTTTGTTCCACCGGCCACGAACCAGGGAGTTAGTTGGTTAAATAGTGGAGCATAGTAATCTTATCGGGTGCAATTAAATCACATTTATCGATGAAAGTCTTGGTACACTCTACGGGAGGTTATCACTCCAACTTTCTATCCCTGGAGGTCAGCAAACTACTAAGCCTGCTTTGTCCGCCAACAGAGGGCAGACATCTGCCTGCATTGATCTTCCCCCTTCTGTCTTTATTAATCCTTCGGTTGAAACATGTCGAATATGATCTCGTCCACCTTTGCTCCAACCTTGACTCGTAGAGACACCGGCAAGTCGAGCATAGGCCACGAGACCACAGTTggttctcttcctccaccgcTAACCAGTGGAGGGGGGTCATTCGGGCCACAGAGCGCTGCAGCCATCTATCAGCATATTCATGATATGGCTACGAAGCGAATATCAACTTTGGATTACTTGAGAAAAGCGTCAGTCCATTATGAACCCGAGAGAAACGTAAACCAGGCACGAATCGCTGACGGCATTTCAGACACGAAGGCCGCATTTACTGGTTCAATACTGTACACTTTTCTCGGGCTGATATCGGCCGAATTCCTTACTTCGAAGCCCGCAAGCTTTCTCGCCGTGCGATAAATTACCTTCTCTTGGGCTTATCACTTCCGCCAATTCTAGACGTCAGCTCGACTCCTGTGGAATATCTGCGGGCACTCAATGCACTTTTGATTGAATTCGAAGCATTTCAGCAAGTGCACCCTCCTGATGGAAGCTCCTCATCAACACTTGCTAGGGCACGGATACCGCAGATGTTAAAGAGAGCGGCGCATGCGGGAACCAAAACTAGAAGAGCTAGTTCTGCCACCGAGATTGGTCTACCCATGCAGTCTAGCGACCCATCTGAACTAAAGGTTATGACAGGTAATTTAACCTCGTCTGCTTCAGCAGCAGCCGCTGCCATCTCTTTTCCTCACACTGAAGCGTCGGAGCTCCTCCCTGGCGAGGAGTATTCCTATCTCCTGACGCCATCCTTACCGTTTGAACCAGATTATTTTGAAACGTTCGTAACTTTGTGCGACGTGCTGATAGACTGCTATACTCGACTTATATCTTTGGTTCCGACTCCTTCCGTTTGTACTGTTGCTCTGGGTGAGATGTTCTCCAAGGCCGATGCTAAGCTTCGAAAGATCATGGTAGCAGGGGTTGTACGGGAATTTGAGGATGCGAGCCGGATGAATGCAAAGAATGAAGTCTCGGGTGTAAGCCGCGTTGTCCTCGGGGGTCTTCTAGGTTAATTACGGGCACGTCTCAAACACTTAAACGATatgatttataaattagcGCTCCTACCTAATACTACCCTGCGGCGGCTTCATTCTGTTGCTTTCAGCCACCTTCAGTAACGGTAAAAGAGAGGTATCACAATCAATTGCCACTCTTCAAGTAATCATGTAATATATACGTTTCACGATCCCAGAGCAGTTCAAACCAATAAAGAAACTTTTGAGGGACGTATGTCTCGTGAGAAACAGTGCGTTATAACCATACAGTCAATCATCGCTAGTCAAACACTTGATAAGGATTGAACAAAGTCAAGTCATGCTCACCaacaagggaaaagagagaaaccATTAGGAACAGAAAACGACTAGGAACGCCAACTTGCACCCTGCGCTTGGAAACAACCAGAACTGACGCCGCTATATGCAAATGCCCGATTTTATGGTGCTGAATTCCAGTCTTGCACGGATATAGAACACTGGACAAGTCATGACTGAAGTCTATCGTTCTCACGCTCGCGTTGTTCACCGAATACCCGTCGACTCATCTCAAGCACGGCCTCAAACCCTTCTCGACCCCTTTTAGCGTTTTGACTGAATCTCTCCACACTTGCCTCTTCTACcttgttcttgatcttttgccACCCGCCGCAGAGAGCAGTGATCTTGGCTTCCTGGTTGAAATTCGTGGTACAAGCCGGCTTCGCTGAGGATGGTTGATAGGTGACAGTCTCTTGGACATTCAAAACATTGGACCATGTGAGGTTGGTCGAGCACATTGTAACTTTCTTCGATTTTGGGTCAACGTAGGAGACCTCGTAAACATGCGAGGTAGCGCTTCCTccgaaaagagaaagaaccCATTGCGGCACGGATTGATCACATGTAATAAGACGCTCTGTGCGCAACTGCAATTATACGGAAGTTAGTTACCCTACCGTACTTTTTGGTTGCAGTGATTAAGCAGGACAAGCACATACGATACCAGTTTCTGAGTCAATAGTCCGGGATAACGTGTCTACCGCCACAACATGTGTGGACTTGTCATTCCACGGGCAGTACTTGCGCCAGTTCGCCGTTGATACCTCCTCCCAAGAGTAATCGAAAGTACAAGTAGAGGAGAAGACCTTCATTTCGATCGATGAGGTTGATGTAAGATTTCCGCTGCTGCTTCTGAACTGGGCCGGGGAGGGCTAGTATTATTGTGAATGGATGAAACGGCGATATAGAAAGCGCAGGAAATCGATGGACAGTAATGACAATGAATGACTGATACCAAGCCTCTTTGGCAACGACACAGGGTAAGAGCAAGGGCTAAGAGAGTGTGACAGCAAAGGAATTATAATGGAGTAAAAGACTACGCAGGCCAAAAAAGGAAGTGAAAATCTGATTCTACAAGATGACGAATGAACCAGCTTGAAGAACAGGCTATCCAGTCTGGAAGATGAAAGTAAGTGGCGATCGCAACTCTCCAGTGAGCAATGACAAAATGGGATagccttttttctttttctttttttttttcttccttcttgccatGGATCGGGAGTTCTCGGCAGAAAACCCACATCGGCGGTAATACGACAAACTTCTTCAAAAACTATGGGGTAAGACAGTGAACAATGAACTACGTACTATGCACTAATTACCTACCTACCCACTTCATActgatcaagaagatgattaGTATTCAATGACAACAGATAACTCCACAGCTGATATGTTTATGCATAATGTATTAAACTTGCTCCAGCAGTATAAGTCATATTTGGTTTCGTCCACCATATTAAGCACATATTGATTACATTACCGGTAGATGCTGCTCTGTATTATTGGGCTCCCATTGTAGCAAATACAGCTGTCAATCCTTTTAGTGTGACTTTGCTGTCCTAAATGCTGATAGGAGACCAGGTTAACTGTGAAAACACCTGCAGTAGGTAATTTGCGGAGAGTGCGTACAGTCACCGGCTCCCGACCACGTTGGATATTAAACATATGCGACACTGTCTTATTCCTTTCCCACACGACCATTACTCAACGGTAAACATCACGAAATATGGTTGAGCTTCGAAAGCGCAAAGCGCCAACTCAATTGCCTGTGGCAGAGAAAAGGACCAGAAAAGGCCAACGGTCAACCACTGTACCAGAAGGTGTGCCCCAGGAGAACGAATCGTCCACGGTCTCGGGAGGGTTCCTCGAAGTCGGCAACAAAATCATTTTGGATGGATTTGGTGGAGAGATTGAAACAAATGATGGCATAAAGACAACACTCTATAAGTTGGTTAATGAGAGCAAATCAGGTGTTGTGCTCTTTACATACCCTAGAGCCTCCACCCCCGGCTGTAAGTCAAACGATCGTTTGGTTGTAATCACGTTTATATCATgtaaattaattttctatttcttcctcttccgcgTTTTCATGCTCCCGTCTCTCCTTCATTCGCTCTCTCATCCTAGTCCTTGTTATGGTTGTTATAGTCTCGTTATTTTGACCCCTCCTCTAGAAAACAAGGCTTATATTCTTCTAGGTACAAAGCAGGCCTGCATGTTTCGCGACAACTATGACTATTTGACTTCGACTGGCTTCTCCATCTATGGACTGTCTGCGGATTCGCCAAGAGCAAACACCACCTTCAAAGCCAAACAGAGTTTACCCTATCCTCTTCTCTGCGATACTGCATCTTCACTGATTGCGGCTCTGGGGTTCAAAAAGGCACCTAAAGGAACAACTAGGGGCATTTTCGCTGTAGATAAGGAAGGTACTGTTCTGCTGCTGCAGCCTGGTGGCCCGGATGCCACGGTGGAGGCTATGCGGCAATTGATTGCAAGGAAATCTAGTAGTAGCAGTTCAGAATCGGGTATCTGACAGCTTCAGTCACCAGTCAAAGCAACCAGAAGGACAGCAACCATAGGCGAACCCAGAATTAACCGCACCTACGCAAGTAGGACTACTTGTgatttttgtttccttcgaAGTGACTCTCTACCAAATGACCACAGTTACGACTGAGTCTATATCATTCTGTTCTAGAGACAATGTATGTAAAATTGTGTGTTTGTCAAGAACTCCGGAGTACTATACTCCTCAATGTTAGCCCGTTTAGAAATGCTTGACGAGCCGCCCAAATAACCCAATTAGCGGTATCAATCACTCTTACAATgcctctttcttttactcttttCTAAGTTTAGTCATTTCTAAGCAATGTTCCCTGAACTTTGTTCTCATGATCATTGTTTGATTTACATCTATAGTACTCTCCGTATTCACGTTATACTCAGCAATAGCCCTCGCGCCATTGGCTCAGCCGTACTTCAACAGTTGGCGGAAATACAGTTGTTCCGTTCACGGCGACGTTTCTAGCCCGACAGCTTGATTTCACCACAGGACGACAATTGACTCAATTCATCCAGATTCTATTTCTATCTTGGAAAAGGTATAAAGCAGCAAAACAGCAATGtcctgtttcttttccccctaTCCTACCTCATTGATTACCTATTCTGAGAAGTTCTTCAAACTAATTCATTTAGCACAGAGTGCATTTTATTATGGCTCGCGAGATTCTCAAGGCGGCAAAGTCCGCATCGAATGTCATCGCTGTTCATAAGGTAAAGAGCTCTAATATACATTCCAGATCGGGGTATTATCTAAAGTTCCATTCCCGCCAGAAATACACACTTCAATCCACCGGCATCTGGGAGCGTGTTCGCCGCTTTCTTTCGATTGATCCCAATCGCTCAACAGGTGTTCCATTGAACGCCCAATATCGTCTACCGACCCCCGGAGctctccctcctctttcctATGACGATCCGGTTACCGTTCCGGCTGGTGATATTGCCGACAACCCTTATTGGAAGCGTGATATTCGGAGGAGTTACCCTAAGCTTAGCACTGTGAGCCAAGCAGATTCTGTCGGTCTTCTCACCGTAGGCAGCCAGGCAGCACCAAAGGATGATATTCTACAGATTGGTGAAGCAGGAGAAAAGCAACTTATCTCTATCAAGCAGCAGGGAGAAGAACGCGGTCTGGCTGGCCTTTttgagaaggataagaagggCATTCAGGGTGTCTTAAAGGCCAATGGTTTGCCGCCGAAGCCTTGCAATATGAACCCGTCAGGTTCCAAGTATCAGCTTGATCATGACCATGGCTACCCCAATGCGTACGTTGACCTGTTTCCTCGTAATGTGTCCTAAACTAATCACCTGGAAAAGATATCCCTGCCGCACATTTGTTTGATGATGCATTCGAGTTAGAGATTGAATATATCGCATTCTTCTTTACCTTCCACACTCCATCCCACTTACTGCTATTCAATTTCAtcatattattataatattttttattttttattttttattttttattttttattttttatttttatctcaCAACGTACTTGGGGCAGAAAAATTTATATGAGACTCCGTAAGCAGGAAACGCTAATGGTCCGCGCTTCTGAGAGTATttgtttctatttttctGGGCGTCGGATATATGTATATTTGCATAATATTAGGAGGCAACGAACTGCTAGGTGGAGGGGATACAGGAAACTATTAGTTACTTAGTAGCCAGACTAAGAAGTGTAATTTCGCAGTACCAGGTACCTCAAGATTACTTCGTCCCGGTCTTTAGAATATCTTAGATTCTTCAAGCTATGGATCCCATTGCAATCTTTTCATCGTCCTTTGTAGTTTGAAATTACTTGGTTCCATGTACCTTTTCTTCCACATTACAGCATGAGCACCAGAACATGTACTGAGCACGCCTATGAACCGTGTCCACAAAGTTGGATAGCCTCTCAAGCAAATATCATATTCAAAGCATAACAGAGGTATACTTAATCGAAAGGATTCGTACGCGTACCCCACCAAGTAAGGAATAAACTAAGCCCGACTGTCTCGAAGACTCGGCTCACTGCACCTACAGCAACTGTATCCAGAGGCCGCTTCTCGGTAAAAATTTGGCTGATGAACTATCAACTGATGTCAGCACAGCAATCCTTCTTTGTGAACCAAGACTATAATTAACACATACACTTGGTGCAGAGCTAGCCATGAAAATCAGACTTCCCAGATACGCCGCGCCCTTGTAACTCAGCGTCCCGGTTGCGTTAATCAGAGCAGCCACTCCATAAGTTTGCATGGCACTACCGACCAAAGAGCTTCCCCAGGCTGCGGCAGCCCCGGCAGCCTCTTTGGACTTGATGAATTCCTCTTTCGTGTTGGCTGCCTGCGCACGATGGTAAGTGTCACCGAAGACAGGAGCCAGTATTCCCAAGGACGCGGTGTGTGTGAAAAACGTGCCCAGAGCAATAGCAGAGGGCTTCACCGGAGGTAAATCTAGTGATTGTCGGTTAGCATTCAACAGTAGAGAATAAGAGACGATGGTCATCAATACTCACAGTGAAGAGTCGTCATGGTGTCAAAGTGCGAGTAGGAGCCTAGTCTACAGTCGAAATCAAATAAAGGTCTGATTGATGTTGGAGGCGATCTGAGCTGATAGTAAAACTCAATCAAATCTGAGTGTTCTTTTGAACAAGTTGGTTTGTGGAACAGGACGGGCCTTTTCTAAAGCTCAGGAAACAGGTCACATGTTGTTGCCGTCACTTAGTGCAAGGGAAAGACAAGGCGTTAGGTGACGTCGTCATGATCCAAGGACATAGGAAGAACTTGGATTCAATGGCTCATAGTTTGGCGGGCCAATGACCCGACGATGCTGAATCGGCGGGTACTACTAGTTACTACCACTAGTAGTACTTTAGGGTAAGTAAATACTACTACAGTTGTGTTAAAGTGGGGGAGGGGCTAACACCATGACGTCAGCCGACAGATTAGTAGTTCTAGAACGCTTTCAAAATTCAAAGTGACCTAAGCTTGGGCTATTTTGAACAAGATACACTAAGGTGAGAGTTCCATTGCTGGATATTCCTTTGACTATGTGACtgtattataaaataatgcTTTTTATTGAATTGGTTAGAATACATCCTGTCAATATTGGCATTTGGTTTCAGGCTATGTAAAGTACAGTAGGAGGTCTAGGCTGACGGAAGTGGAGATGCTCACTCACCTATAACCTATTAGACACAGACATGGAATACTTCCATAGATACTCTGTATGTTTCTTGAATTCAAAGAACCTGtcaattattaataatcaTGAACTATTTAACGTAACCCACAAACAAGCAGGCTATATAATCAAGCGGGCCACCACACCgctatactaaaattaaaattaattaaaatattattaatttatatttatatagaaaaataagtaattttattaatttagatagtttataattttatagttctatatattatatctagaatatctaGAAAATACATATCTAgattctaatttaatatactaagttctatctatttaaatagctttatctatctaagctctat
This window harbors:
- a CDS encoding para-hydroxybenzoate-polyprenyl transferase; this encodes MGFTTRVAMYWSMQSRSCLESRAIRPNRREMAHLRYSLSPRFISGCYTRQRSTLFVTPRPTTRAGLALRRFNLHLPYSSPSATKSPHTAEPTSVTRYSPPKTGLVASLPQSWIPYAELIRLDKPTGTYYLFFPCAFSTLLAAPMTSSTPFQVLGTMGLFLAGALVMRGAGCTINDLWDRNLDPHVERTKFRPIARRAVSPRKAVVFTGMQLLAGLGILLQFPTLCLWYGIPSLLLVTTYPLAKRITYYPQAVLGLTFSWGAMMGFPALGIDLLSNHSALESAAALYSSCVAWTILYDMIYAHMDIKDDVAAGIKSIALRHEHNTKTVLSGLAVVQVALLAAAGVSAGAGPVFFIGSCGSAVLSLGIMIWKVQLKNVQNCWWWFKNGCLLTGGGITLGMFFDYIARATGLDGKNTRSPQVITDVTSESNGELN
- a CDS encoding choline phosphate cytidylyltransferase/putative CDP-ethanolamine synthase (unnamed protein product), with the protein product MSSSNEDPVPLPGQWPVDPQYDVPIDEDRIWVDGCFDFSHHGHAGAMLQARRLGKELYVGVHSDKAILKNKGPTVMTLTERVSAVEACRWVTCCVPHAPYVTQLPWVSHYGCKYVVHGDDITSDSNGDDCYRFVKAAGRFRVVKRTPGISTTDLVGRMLLCTKGHFVKNVKGTLAGEEGSGNQEERQLAAANLMQRIRDYATDETGLQPGSPVWIWTGSSSAKLDNTMEEPGLFETISGGKPSRPGQRIVYVDGGFDLFSSGHIEFLRQVLAHEEMEGRQRGWYDPEVRERRLREYGEDYGPAYVVAGIHDDGVINHWKGFNYPIMNIFERGLCVLQCRYIHAVIFSAPFSPSEPYLRAMPLGVPDAVYHGPTTFIPLTYDPYTAPKRMSIFRETGSHDFQHVNAGEIVGRILKSREAYEERQRAKLQKGVIEELTKAKEDSIN
- a CDS encoding mitochondrial protein sorting, translated to MKVFSSTCTFDYSWEEVSTANWRKYCPWNDKSTHVVAVDTLSRTIDSETGILRTERLITCDQSVPQWVLSLFGGSATSHVYEVSYVDPKSKKVTMCSTNLTWSNVLNVQETVTYQPSSAKPACTTNFNQEAKITALCGGWQKIKNKVEEASVERFSQNAKRGREGFEAVLEMSRRVFGEQRERENDRLQS
- a CDS encoding putative disrupter of telomere silencing protein Dot5 (unnamed protein product), whose amino-acid sequence is MVELRKRKAPTQLPVAEKRTRKGQRSTTVPEGVPQENESSTVSGGFLEVGNKIILDGFGGEIETNDGIKTTLYKLVNESKSGVVLFTYPRASTPGCTKQACMFRDNYDYLTSTGFSIYGLSADSPRANTTFKAKQSLPYPLLCDTASSLIAALGFKKAPKGTTRGIFAVDKEGTVLLLQPGGPDATVEAMRQLIARKSSSSSSESGI
- a CDS encoding uncharacterized protein (of unknown function-domain containing protein), translating into MTTLHYLPPVKPSAIALGTFFTHTASLGILAPVFGDTYHRAQAANTKEEFIKSKEAAGAAAAWGSSLVGSAMQTYGVAALINATGTLSYKGAAYLGSLIFMASSAPSFISQIFTEKRPLDTVAVGAVSRVFETVGLSLFLTWWGTRTNPFD